From the genome of Gymnogyps californianus isolate 813 chromosome 29, ASM1813914v2, whole genome shotgun sequence:
AGGCACCTCTGTGGAGGCTGGGGTGTTTGTGGGGGCCAGTCCAGGTGTCCATGGGGCTCCTGGTGAGCTGAACAGGGACCCCTGTGCTTGCCGGGTTTGGGGGGGTCTGCGCGGCCCTGTGGTTGCTTGGCCTGGGGGGGTCCCCGGGGTTGGGAACAAGGCGTCAGTGGGGCTGAGCCCAGGCTGGCTGTGAGACCCCCCTGCGGGGTGCAGCCCGGCACGCCTGACCCCCGTCCCCGCTGTGGCACTCCAGGTCTTCGTGCTGCTGTTCATCTTTGTGAAACGCCAGATCATGCGCTTCGCCATGAAGTCCCGCCGTGGCCCCCACGTGCCTGTCGGACAGCACGCGCCCAAGGTGGGTGCGCACGGTCCCGCGGTGCCCTCCCCTGCGCCCGCGGATCCGTCTGTGCccagaggggcagggagggtcTGCTTCAAAAGCGGACATTTCCCAGAGCTGCCACCTCGGTGTGGTGATGGGCGGTTGGAGAGGGAGCAAGTTTATTTCAGAGGGCCCCCAGGACTTGGCTGTTATCATCCTTGTGATCCCACAAAGTGAGTGCTCTgtaaatgtttggggttttttttttccccccccactGTGCAGgatttaaaggaagaaatcGACATTCGACTGTCGAGGGTGCAAGACATCAAGTACGAGCCCCGGCTGTTAGCTGAGGACGACAGCAGGCTTCTGCAGCTGGAGACACAAGGTACCCTCTCTCGCTGCGCGTCAGTCGGAGGCCACCAGAGACACCATCCAGCGCTTGTCCTGCTACAGCAGGTCGTTCCCTTGGGGCCAAGCTGCGTCGCTGGTCTCTCTTGTTGGCTGTCCCGTCGTAACGTCGCATTTGGCAAGCCGACGTGAGACGGGTGTCTCCGCACTCTGCTCCTGTCCGctttccccacctccctcctgctgccaagTTTTGCAGAGCTTTCAGTTTGGGTTTTCTCTTTGCCAGGCTGCTATAACTACCTGTACAGGATGAAGGCGCTGGATGCGATCAGAACATCTGGTAAGGGAGCTCAGGGCGGgagtgggaggggaagggtggAGAGAGACCTTGTGTGGAGGAAATAAGGGTGCGTCACGTCGGCCGGCAGCCTCGTGATAAGGCTCATGGTCCTCGTTTTTGGGAATAGCAGTCACTTATCCCGCCCAGGGCTGGCGGCCTGAGGGTCGGCTCTACTCACGCGTTGGGAGCAGTCAGCAAACGGAGGCAGCAGATGTGGTGGGAAGTTTAATTAGCCGCCAACTTCTGACGTTGTCTGCGGGTGAACACAAGCATTTTTACCTGCCCTTCAGCCGGTTGTGTcgtgcctttttattttccagaaatccCGCTTCACGCAGAGGGCCGGTACCCAAAGTCTTTAATAGGGAAGAACTTCTGTGCCTACCTGCTGGAACTGCGGAATTCCAGCACCTCCTTCAAAGGCATCCGCAAAGCCTTGATCGACACCTTGCTGGATGGGTACGAGAGTGCCCGCTACGGCACTGGGGTAAGTGCCGGCGCCGCATTGCCCGGCCGccgcagcagcgcagggggcTGTTCCTGCCCTCCAGTCTGACGGCTGGACTGAGGGCGCGCTGTAACCTCGGCTGGGTTTTCCacagtcttttctgtttgtgtccAGGTCTTTGGGAAACCGGAATATCTGAAGTACCAGGATGCTCTGAACGAGCTGGCAAACTTGTAAGTGTTACTGCTCGGGTGTGTAGCTGGGGTGCGGCGGTGGCTTCCTGGGCCCCAGCAGCCCATTGTGGAGGTGTGAACAGAGACGGGTTTTGGGGCGAAACCTAGCCTCTGAGACCTGGGCTGTTTACCCCTGTCCGTCCTTCCAGGTTTACTTACTCCTTGCAGCCCGTTAACGCGGTTTTGGGTTTGTTATTTGGTCACAGTCCACGTTCCTGCTTGCGCTGGCCGCTTTGAGCCAGGGACCTCGCGCGGGCTCCAGGCCTGGCACCCGCAGAAGCGCCAGCCTTGGGTTTTCAAAACCGCAGCGAGCGCCGTCGTCCTGAGGGCAGATCTGCCTCGTGTCGGACAGACGGACGCGATGGTCGAGCAGCTCCTCTGGGGAGGGCGGCAGCTGTGATggtgcctctcctctccctgcaggacCAAGGCTcggggaggcagcagccagcGGCAGCACCAGTCAGCAGCGAAGGACCTCACCCTCTCCCCTGAAGTCTCCAACCCCGCCACCATCCAGGTCACCTACCTGCCTTCCAACCAGAAGAGCAAACGTGCCAAACACTTCCTGGAGCTGAAGAGCTTCAAGGACAACTACAACACGCTGGAGAGCACCCTGTGAGCCGCGCAGGGAGCACCGCTCCGGGGACCTGCCACGAGCAGAGCCCCTTGCTGGGTGCGGCTGGTGTCCTGGGCGGGTTTTTTGCCCGCAGTTTGGTGTGCAGGCAGCGTTGGGAGGAAGCGGCTGCGCTCTCAGGTCTCCCTCTTGCACGATGTTGGAGGTCGTGGCTCGGCGGAGGCTGCGTTTCAGCTAGCGGAGCTCGGCCCTCGCCGGGAGCCCGTTTCAAAGCAGCGCGCCCGCCTGCTGAACCCAGAGGGGATCGGCCCATGCAGCCTCCTCCGCGGCAGGCTTGGGACACACTTCAGGCTTGAGGCTTTGAGTCCGGCAACATCTTGGAGCCCTGGCCCTGTGAATAAACTGATTAGCTTTAGCTTATTTATAAAAGACATCGATCCCAGCCAGCGCTCTCCTCCACCTGTCCTCTTTCCCCGTGACGGCCGGCGGGGGCCGATGCTGTCTGTCCGTCCTGTCTGTGTGGGTCTCAGGCTCTGGAGCCGCTCGTCTGTTCTTTCCAAAGGGTTTGAACgctcttcttttccctgtggCACCAtcgctgcctgctgctctcagcCAGGCGTGCCCAGCCTGCCTGTGTGCCCGGGCCGTGCACCAGGGTGCCTGGACGGAGTGTAAATAGTTCGGTGGCCAGTTCTCAGCCGCCGTGGCTGAGGTGCCTCTTTGGGCTGTGGTTTCTACTCTTTCTCCTGCAACTGGACATTTGGGGACGTCTCGGGCAGACAAATACCAGCTTCGAACATCCTGTCTGTCCTGCCAAGGGggtttttccttccactttcaCCAGCGCCTCGTGTGCCAGCGGCTGCCCAagccctgggggggggggggggggcgaaaGCTCGCGGCCCCCAACTTGAAGTCTGCGTCCTGCCAGGCGGACGGCAGCGCCCGCTGCTCACCAGTCACCCCAACGTGTACTGCGTGGGGCGGGGACCCCTGCGCCTCGCCTGGGCCTCTGCActctttttaattgctgtttaaTAAAATGACAGTTAACCCCGAGCAGGATGCGTGCCGTCGGCCTCTTGACTGCGGGGAGCCCTCCCCTGCCAGAGCCAGGCCTGCGTCCTTCCCTGCGCCGCTGCCGTGGTAACCGGGATGCCGTTAACCGGCGTGGCTGGCGCAGAGGGCGGTTGTGAGGTCCCTGTGGCACCGGCCATGGCGGTGGCAAGCAGCCAGACCCCGTCACTCcggcaggaggaggtgggatggggcaggggctgtgAAGGTGGCTGTCCTGGGGCTCCCGGCAGGAGTTGGGGACAGCGGGGTGCAGCGTCCCCCTCATGCAGGTTAAACCctggaccccccccccccccaaaacgCGTTGCTTTGGTTGCAGGTCGTGGCGAAGTGGAGCGCCTGCGCAAGGCTGCTGGAGAGGTAGAGCCGGCAAAGGGAGCCCCGGGGGCTGAACTCCCCGTGCTGGGGGGCAGCAGGCGAGGGGGAGCCCCGGCGTGGGGCGAAGTGGGGCCCAGCCCTGCGGGcaggccggggagggggggggggggcaggcgcTGGCGTTCCCCTGGCACCCCGTCCTGCCCACCCCTTGTCCCCACAGCTGCGGGCAGATGGCAGGGGGACACCCACGGTGCTGGGAGAGGATCTGGGCTACGGCCCCCAGGGCACTGCAGCAGAGCGTGGAGTCGGAGCTGCACCTCGCCGGCAAGGAGCAGACGGTGGTGAGGCCGGGCACGGGTCGGGCACGGCCGGGTGCacccagccctgtgctgccaggGTCGGGTGCCCCCCTCGTCCTGCTCCAGTACCACATCCTGGGGGACGATGTCTCCCGGCGCTGGAGAGCCAGGGGGATGCGGGGAGTTCAGCACCAGCTCCTGTGCCCGGCAGGTCCGCCGAGCCGCCCTGCACCGGCTCCTCCAGGatgagcaccagcagcagcagcgggagcTGCGCCAGCTCGGGAAAGCCTTCTACGTGGAGCGGCTGTGAGTGCCCAACCTGGTGGGCTCAGCACTGGCCTGGCATCGCCCGGGGCCAGAATAAAACACGTTGAGCAAGATGGGGGCTGCGTCTGCTGCGTGCTGGGAcatgggacagccctgggcGGAGGTGGAGGGAAGATGCAGCCCAGCACGATCCCCACGGCTGGGATCCAGCAACGTTGCCGGTGACCCTACACGTGCCGGATCCTGCACACGCGGTCCCGGCCATGGCCACGCCAGGAGATGGCAGCACGGCCAGTATGCCTCCGCCAGCCCTGCATGCTCCGCGGCTGGGTCCCGCTCCCGGCACGGATCCCGCCGTGCCACGCCGGCGTCAGCCACGCGCTCCTGTCCCCTGTGGCACGGTGCTCCTGGCTGTGCGGCACAACCccgcagcagcagggagaggagctcGGCTGGGCTGGGTGCGATGCTCCCTGGCCCCACTCACTGTCCGGGCACCCCTGAACCCCCGTCTGCTCCCCAACTGGGGGGGCCTCATCCCCCATCTCCCGTCCCGGCTGCCTGCGCCCGACCTTGGTGTCTCCCGGCCCCAGGGCCCGTCAGTGCCTGCCCTGGTTCTGCTTATTgacagggctgggggctgccggGCCGGCACCCCCTGCCCACGGCCCTTCATTAGCTCGGCTGTCGGGTTGCATCACATCAGCCGCCGCTGCATGCACGCCCCCAGCTCCCGGCACCGTGCTGCTGCCACATGTGTCCCTGCCATCCCTGCTGCCACCTTCCCCGCGTGGCCCTGCCGCCTCGCTGCCAGCCCGGTGGGGCCAGAGCCCCTGGtcccccagcccaggcaggcagcagggcaggggctgtgtCCCCATCCCCGCACGGCACTCGGGGCTCTGGCTGCCCTGCCCTGTTGGCCCCTCAAAGTTTGGGCCCCCGCAGAGCCCCCAACGCCATTCCCAAGGTCGGTGCGTCCCGCCGCAGCGAAGCACCGGCATGGCGTGGGGAGACACATGCTCCCAGCACCCCAAGAGACCCTGCGTGCCCTCGTGGCTGGGTGCCGCCAGCCAGGTCCCAACGGCCACCCCAGAGCGGATCAGGGGTCCTGCCTTCGTCACCCAGCTGTGCCCAGCATGGGGGGGCCACATCCGCATGAGGGATGGGGCAGGGTGACAGGCGGGTGCCTCCTCCGGCCTCCCCGTGGAGGGAACGCTCCTGTGGACAAGGGGTCCCAGTGGTTCCCCCAAAGCGAGGGGACAAGGGACGCAGGAGGAGGGGACATGGGACACAGCCCCCCCAGCACCGGCCGAGGCTCGTCCTTGGGCAGGGTCATGCGCAGCCCCTCAGTGGCGCAGAGCCTGCCGGGATGGGGCCAGCTCCCTGGTATTGATGGCCCCGCTAATGACGGCGGAGTGTGACCGGGGGCAGGAGCAGGCGGCGCGGGACCATCGACCCATATTGACCGGCAGCGCTCAGCGGCAAGGGCGCGAGGGTCCgcggagggggcagggggacgTCGATGGGTGGTAATTAATGGGAACAAGGCCACGTGCGCGGGGCCAGGGCGCTCGTCGTCCGCGTCCCCCCCACCGGGTGCAGCTGAGTGCGGTTATAAACGGCGGCTGGGCGGCCCCCGAGCCAGACTGCCGAGGAGCCCCCGAAGCCAGCCCAGGTAAGGCGGTGACGGACGTGGGGTCCCCTTGGCCCCAGGCGCGCAGGGACGGGTGGGCAAGCGCTGCCTGCCATGCCGTGCCATGCCATGGTGTGCCGTGCcgtgctgtgccatgccagGAGACTGCGCCCGCACTGCCCCGCTCTGGCTTCATCCCCGCTGCAGGATGCCTCCCGCTCGGGCACCGGATCCCAGAGCATCCCAATGCCGGTGCAGCCGCTCAGGCGGGCTCCAGACACCGAGGCGAGGCCGGGGGGCCGCCTGCGCGATGCCCCAGGGAGTCCTGCCTGGGCAAACAGCGAGGAGTTACCCCCCCGCTCCAGCTCTCcgcttctccttctctccttctcttgcaGGGAGCTGAGCCCCGCGTCCCGTCCGCCTCCACCTGCCCCTGCCTCTGTCTGATATGTTTGATATTAGGTTGTTTTATTGGAAAACCAACTAAATATCAAACATATTCTTACAGCGCCAGGGACGCCCAGCGCCGACCCGGCGAGATGCTGCTTGTGCCCTCCCGCGGGCAGGGGGGAGCGTGGGGGGGGTCCATCTGCACCCCTTCCCGcaccccctgcctgccctctcgCTGCTGCAATAAAACCCGTCTGCCCGCACCGCGCTCCCGTctctgcggggctggggagagggagctgggagctgccatCGCCGGGGCCCGGCGGAGGTTTGGGATGGCGGCGGGGTCACCGCTCACCACCTGTCCCCCCCGCTCACGCCTGGGATGATCCCAGGACAAAGGCACGTGGCCCCGTGCCCACCGCTGGCTCCGCTGCCCCGGTGCATGCGGTTATTTATGGCTCCCAGGGCACGGAGGTGCTCGGGGCCCTTCGTGGGCACCGTCCCTCCTGGCAGCCTGCCCAGGGAGCGGGGAGCTGCCACTGGGGTCGGTCTCTTTGTCTCCTGGGTCCCTAGGTGCTTGACTCCCTCAGCCCCCAAAATCTGTCCCCAGGTGGGAGCAGTGGGTCTCCCCTGTGGGAGATCCTGATCCGGCTCGCGGGGCCAGCGGGACCTTGGGGCCGGAGCAAGGAGGCTGCTAATCCCCCGGCAGCGTAGGAAGTGCCGCCGCTCTCCCTGCGAATTCCTCCCCGCGCCTGGGGAATttgctcctccagctgccaaCAGCATCTTCTGCCTCGCCGCCAAGCACCAGCGCGGCCGGAGCCGGGCTCGGGGCTCAGCAGGCTCCCTGGGGGGCTCTTCCCTGGGTGTTGGGCTTGGTTccccctgctgctccctgctgagCCAAACAATTTgggccaggggctgctgctAAGCCCCTGCTCTTAAAATAGCGCCGGGCTGAGCTCGCCCTTTTCCACGCCGCCCCCAGACACCAGTAAATGTCAGCCCGGGGGCCACCAAAACATCCTGAGCCCCCGGTGGGGTGCAAACCGGGGGGCCTTCGTTGCTGGTGCCACACGGACCCGGCTCAATGTCCCAAGTGTGTCCCAAGGGAGTGCCGGGTGGGAGCGCGGTGTCCCCGTGACGCTGGCCAGGGTGTCCCATTGCATGGGGGGGGCGGGCAGCTGGGACAATGCGGGACCCCCGGCTCGCAGACTTGCCGCTGCTTTTTATAACCGCCCCAGCTGTCCTCAGGAGCCCAAATAAGGCTGCAGCCGCCCGGACCCCCCCAGGGCAGACAATGGGTCCCGAGCACAGACTTTTTGGGAAGGTGGGGAGGCGGCTCGGCCCAAGAAAGGCAAAGCCCCCGCACCGGCGGGCAGGGCAGAGTTGATAAACTGGGCAGcggggcagcaggcagcattgctgccctgcctgccccttgCCTATCctgctgcccgccgccccgccgccggcgcccgTGTCCCACCGAGGATGGAGGCCATCAAGAAGAAGATGCAGATGCTGAAGCTGGACAAGGAGAACGCCCTGGACCGGGCGGAGCAGGCGGAAGCCGAGCAGAAGCAGGCGGAGGAGCGGAGCAAGCAGGTAGGGCGGGCGGCAGAAGCCCCCAGCCCGGGGGTGTTTGGGGGGATAGCGTCTCCCCGTGCTGGACCACGCTGAGCCCAGACCCAACGCAGACTCTGGCGAGGGGTACAAGGGTGTGAGAGCTGCCCCTGTCCCACAGCTTGCGGGCCGGGTCACGATACCGTGGGGCATCCCAAGGGCtgcccagggctcagccccTGGCAGTTGGTGGCATGTGGGACAGGGACAGACActgtggggcagagctggcgccggaatggggcaggagggatgctgtggggcagagctgagcctgggaTGAGGTCGGCAGGGCTCTCCTGCCACGCGGGGGTCCAGAGGGGCGTCCACCTGCAGTGACTGCCGCTGCTCTTCCAGCTGGAGGATGAGCTCGCCGCCATGCAGAAGAAGCTGAAGGGGACGGAGGATGAGCTGGATAAATACTCCGAAGCGCTGAAAGATGCCCAGGAGAAGCTGGAGCTGGCGGAGAAGAAGGCAGCGGACGTACGTATGGGTTGCAGGGTGGGAGCTGGGTTGGCTGCCCTCCCCTTGTCGCCCTCCCGGTGGGATTGCAAAGCCTTCCCTGCAGCCTTGGGGATGGAGGAAGGCCCCTGTCAGGCTCGGTGCACTCCTGGCAAAGCTGTGCGGATGTCTGGGAGCAGAGAGTGACCCCAGGAAGGACCCACCCTGGGGGGGGCCACCCATGGCCgtgcaggggacagagggaTGCTGGCAGGGACCGGTCCAAGATTCTTCTCGGGCAAAGGATGTCCCAGGCAGCCCGGGAGCAGGGATAGAGCAGGCTGGGCAGCCACGCTCCCCGAAGCAGGGCATGGGGACCCCGAGCTGAGGGCAGAGCCACAGCGGCTGGTGGCAGCGAGCAGCCCCTCGAGCGCGGGACACGGCGTCCACGCGTGTCCCCAGGAAGCTCCAAGTCGCTGTTGCTGGCGGAGGAGCCGAGCtccagaggaggagggagccctCGTCTCCCCGGGCAGGCGGAGGCTGCGTGGGCAGCGTGACAACTGCACAGCCCGGCTATTGTTGGCCGCCGTTTCCAGGAAAACAATGGCGCGAGCGGTGCAGGGTTTCGCCGGCCGGCCGCTCTCCCGGCCATCACGTGGCGTGGCGTCTGGCCCCGCTCATCACCTGCCGGGACCTGGCAGCCGGAGGGGCTGTCACCCCGCGGGGCTGTGATGTCTCAGGGGTCAAGCGTCGGGGAGATGCAGATCTTCCCTCCTGTGGGAGCTGAGAGAAAGCCCCCGGCTCCTCTCCCTCGACGAGCCCCGTTCTGACGTCCAGCCCGGTGGCAGGAACCTTCCCCTCCTGCTACGTCGCTGACGCCGGGCCATGGGGAAGCGCCCCAGGCCCCGGCACAGCGCCTGGGCTGGATCTTGCCGGCACATCCCGGCTCCGAGCTGGGGGCCAGGGTGTAATCAGGAACTCCCGAGCCCTCCCTGAGCCCTGGGCGGTTCGTCAGCCCCGCAGCTTT
Proteins encoded in this window:
- the C29H1orf43 gene encoding protein C1orf43 homolog isoform X2 is translated as MAYGSLVFVLLFIFVKRQIMRFAMKSRRGPHVPVGQHAPKDLKEEIDIRLSRVQDIKYEPRLLAEDDSRLLQLETQGNKEIPLHAEGRYPKSLIGKNFCAYLLELRNSSTSFKGIRKALIDTLLDGYESARYGTGVFGKPEYLKYQDALNELANLTKARGGSSQRQHQSAAKDLTLSPEVSNPATIQVTYLPSNQKSKRAKHFLELKSFKDNYNTLESTL
- the C29H1orf43 gene encoding protein C1orf43 homolog isoform X1, which codes for MAGAGSNWLSGVNVVLVMAYGSLVFVLLFIFVKRQIMRFAMKSRRGPHVPVGQHAPKDLKEEIDIRLSRVQDIKYEPRLLAEDDSRLLQLETQGCYNYLYRMKALDAIRTSEIPLHAEGRYPKSLIGKNFCAYLLELRNSSTSFKGIRKALIDTLLDGYESARYGTGVFGKPEYLKYQDALNELANLTKARGGSSQRQHQSAAKDLTLSPEVSNPATIQVTYLPSNQKSKRAKHFLELKSFKDNYNTLESTL